Genomic segment of Acidobacteriota bacterium:
CGGCATCGTCGGCGGGTTGACCGCCCCTCGGCTGGTGGCGCGCCTCGGCCAGGGGACGCTGTTGAGCTACGCATTTCTCGCCGAAGGCGCCCATCTGCTGCTCTATGCCCTGGTGCCGTCGGTGGTTCCCTCGACCCTGTTGGTGGCGACCTGGGGTATGGTCGTGTCATGGGTGATGGTGCCCTTCTACTCGATCCTCCAGGGGGTGATCGCCGAGGCCTACCAGGGGCGGGTCTTCGCCGCCGTTCGGCAGGCGGAGAACGTCGCCTTGCTGTTCGCCATGGGAGTGGCGACGGCCTTTTCCGCCGCCTGGGCTCCGCAGCATCTCTTCCTGGTGGCCGGCGTCGCCTACCTCGGAACGGCGCTGGTGTCACAGCTCACTGCCGGTGGACGCCGCCTGATGGCGACCCCCTGAAATCTGAACCATGAGGCCTTGCAGCATGAGCCTGAAGAACCTGGGAATGGTGGGCACTCTGTGGGTGCTGACAATGATCGGCTGCGCGCCGGCGCCGGAGGTGGCGCAGTACTCGGCGCGGATGGTCGCCGTCGATCCTTCCGGTGGAGGCGACGCCACCCTGTCGCCGGACGGCGAGCAGTTCGTCATCTCGTCGAAGCGGGAGGGGCAGTGGGATCTCTGGATGTACGACATGCCGAGCGCCCAGTGGACCCGCCTCACGGATCATCCGGAGCAGGACTTCGAAGCGCGCTGGTCGCCGGATGGTGGTGAGCTGGCCTTCACGTCGGCGCGCGGCGGATTCAAGAACGTCTGGACCCTCGACCTGGCGAGCGGTGACCTGCACCAGGTCACCGATTCGGAGCTCGAGGAGGACTACCCGAGCTGGTCGCCGGATGGCGAGCGCATCATCTATACGGGAGGACCCTGGGGTCGGCGCGGCTTCTTCGTGGTGCCGGCCAGCGGTGGCGAGGCGGTGCGCATCAGTCCGCGCGAAGGGCAGCAGGGGGCTTGTACCTTCGATCCCCGCGGTGGCGGCGTCTTCTGTCACAGCTACGATTACGGCTCCGGCAACCTCTTTCGCCTCGCCCTCGGGGCCAGCGAGATCGAGCCGCTGACCCTCGGCGAGCCCTGGGACTACAAGCCGAGCCCGACCCGGGACGGGCGCTGGATCGCCTTCTCGCGGGCCGCCGAAGGCCCCTCTCAGATCTACGTCATGGCGACCGACGGCGGTCGACCGCGGCGCCTGACCCATTCCGGCCACGACGACCGCTGGCCGACCTGGAGCGCCGACGGCAAGCGCTTGTTCTTCCACCGCATCGTTCATCGCGGTACCGCCCTTTCGGTGCTCGACCGCGACAGCGGCGAAGTCGAGGAGCTGGTCGGGGCCGATCAGGAACCGCTGCAGGCGAGCTTTGCACCGGATGGCCGGCGAGTGGCCTTTTGCTCCCAGCAGGGCGCGCACAAAGTGATCAAGATCCTCGATCGCGGGCTGGGCACGATCACGCCTCTCGCCACCGGCGACGGCGAGGCCTGCTACCCGCGTTGGTCGCCGGACGGCGAGTGGATCGCTTTCGCGGCCCGGCGGGAGCGGCGCTGGGAGCTGGCCCGGGTGCGTCCCGACGGTCGCGATCTCGAGGATCTGACCCATGGCGTGGTCGGCCTGCGCGGCCTCGACGGCGTCGTCGATTGGTCGCCGGACGGCGGGCGCCTGGTCTTCCAGGGCGATACCGAGCCCTTCGAGGCGAACCTCTACTTGCTCGACCTCGCCAGCCGCTCGGTCACGCCGCTGACCGATGATTCCTGGTTCGACGAGAGTCCCTCCTGGTCGCCCGAGGGCGACAGCGTGCTGTTCATGTCGACTCGCGGCGGCGACTGGACCTGGGGGTTCTTCGAGATCGAGCTCGACGGTGGCGGGGTGAGCAACTTCTCGTCGCCGGAATGGGTCGAGAAGAACTTCCCGCGTCGCGGAGCTCACGGCCGGACGGTGTGGAGCTTCTACGACGAGCACGACCTCGAGGTGCTGGCGGAAGCGGCGCCGGGGGAGGAGCCCCGGGTGCTGACCGCTGCCGGCGCCGGTGCTCGTTGGCCTTCCTATTCGCGGGATGGTCGCAGCATCCTCTACACCACGGTGGAGAAGGAGGTGCAGTACTGGCTGATCGAGAATCCCTTCGGGGAGGGCTCGCCGCTCACTTCGGCGGAAGCCGGCGAGCCGGCCGACCAGCCGATGACGCCTTTCCAGACGGCGCAGGGCGGTCGGATGTCGTCGTCGGATCACGACGGACCGGTGATCGGGCCGGTCGATCTCCATCATCGTTGACTGCTCTGACCTGATCCGCCGGTCGGGCGGAGGTGAAGCAGGACCCAGGGGAGGACCGAGATCGGTCCTCCCTCTTGTTTTGTCCGGCAAGCAGCGGGAGGGCGATTCCCGAGGGGACTGTCACGG
This window contains:
- a CDS encoding peptidase S9, giving the protein MSLKNLGMVGTLWVLTMIGCAPAPEVAQYSARMVAVDPSGGGDATLSPDGEQFVISSKREGQWDLWMYDMPSAQWTRLTDHPEQDFEARWSPDGGELAFTSARGGFKNVWTLDLASGDLHQVTDSELEEDYPSWSPDGERIIYTGGPWGRRGFFVVPASGGEAVRISPREGQQGACTFDPRGGGVFCHSYDYGSGNLFRLALGASEIEPLTLGEPWDYKPSPTRDGRWIAFSRAAEGPSQIYVMATDGGRPRRLTHSGHDDRWPTWSADGKRLFFHRIVHRGTALSVLDRDSGEVEELVGADQEPLQASFAPDGRRVAFCSQQGAHKVIKILDRGLGTITPLATGDGEACYPRWSPDGEWIAFAARRERRWELARVRPDGRDLEDLTHGVVGLRGLDGVVDWSPDGGRLVFQGDTEPFEANLYLLDLASRSVTPLTDDSWFDESPSWSPEGDSVLFMSTRGGDWTWGFFEIELDGGGVSNFSSPEWVEKNFPRRGAHGRTVWSFYDEHDLEVLAEAAPGEEPRVLTAAGAGARWPSYSRDGRSILYTTVEKEVQYWLIENPFGEGSPLTSAEAGEPADQPMTPFQTAQGGRMSSSDHDGPVIGPVDLHHR